In Actinomycetota bacterium, the following proteins share a genomic window:
- a CDS encoding LLM class flavin-dependent oxidoreductase: protein MFGLNIDPSADRLDLAFDLVAVAEAAGLDIVAVQDHPYHRRHLDTWTLLTVLATRTARVHVMPNVANLPLRGPQVLAKSAASLAYLTGGRIELGIGAGAQWDAIAAYGGPRRGPGDAVDALDEALDVIEALWDGDRRSATVEGRYYRLDGARPGPVPNQPIPIWIGGYGPRMLRLVGRRADGWTVSSSSAPPERILDMQRTVDEAAQEAGRDPAGVGRNYNLMGRLDPDADRHEGERLSGPTDHWVDVLCRYAEELRFDTFLFWPLDGDEVDQARRFADDVVPRVCERLGDQHPCVDGSEAARERPGRYL, encoded by the coding sequence GTGTTCGGCCTCAACATCGATCCCAGCGCCGACCGGCTCGACCTCGCGTTCGACCTCGTCGCCGTGGCGGAGGCCGCGGGGCTGGACATCGTGGCGGTCCAGGACCATCCCTACCACCGCCGCCACCTCGACACGTGGACCTTGCTGACGGTCCTGGCGACCCGCACCGCCCGCGTCCACGTCATGCCCAACGTGGCCAACCTGCCACTGCGGGGCCCACAGGTCCTGGCCAAGAGCGCCGCGTCGCTCGCGTACCTCACCGGCGGGAGGATCGAGTTGGGGATCGGGGCCGGTGCACAGTGGGACGCGATCGCCGCCTACGGCGGTCCGCGGCGGGGTCCCGGCGACGCCGTCGACGCGTTGGACGAGGCCCTGGACGTGATCGAGGCGCTGTGGGACGGCGACCGCCGGTCCGCCACGGTCGAGGGCCGGTACTACCGGCTCGACGGGGCGCGCCCCGGCCCCGTGCCCAACCAACCGATCCCGATCTGGATCGGCGGGTACGGCCCACGGATGCTGCGGCTGGTCGGCCGCCGCGCCGACGGCTGGACCGTGTCATCATCCTCCGCCCCGCCCGAACGCATCCTCGACATGCAGCGCACCGTCGATGAGGCCGCGCAGGAAGCCGGCCGCGACCCGGCTGGTGTCGGGCGCAACTACAACCTGATGGGGCGCCTGGACCCGGATGCCGATCGCCACGAGGGTGAGCGCCTGTCCGGCCCGACCGACCACTGGGTCGACGTGCTGTGCCGCTACGCCGAGGAACTGCGCTTCGACACGTTCCTGTTCTGGCCGCTGGACGGCGACGAGGTCGACCAGGCCCGCCGCTTCGCTGACGACGTGGTCCCGCGCGTCTGCGAGCGCTTGGGCGACCAGCACCCGTGTGTGGACGGGTCCGAGGCGGCACGCGAGCGTCCGGGCAGGTACCTGTGA